One stretch of Malus domestica chromosome 14, GDT2T_hap1 DNA includes these proteins:
- the LOC114821217 gene encoding uncharacterized protein isoform X2: MIGDQVSKGSDGIMIVEYEQKQGNVVPDGFNSHYLKVYYGKLFPYADIFKWMSYGNDGKHPACDQSYFSRREFSFTQENDVYLRFQSFNSVPELESSVKEKCPVKIDIGPVYSVDLQPAKRHAYAQSGDNVFTPVERELIFDIDMSDYNDVRYCCSGADVCLECWPLMTIAIKVIDTALRDDFGFSHILWVYSGRRGVHCWVCDGKARSQKKVSFPGLALHLFLARSYTGVLTEFFKKLLLSQKIFSTEERYEKILDMIPDPDQCIRCFFSSPMHLYALSWNLYALSWNDGRVIVLYLSFQLLLLSFMEGGKRRDKPPVQKKTLMLFDGSS, encoded by the exons ATGATCGGAGACCAAGTTTCCAAAGGCAGCGACGGCATAATGATTGTAGAATATGAACAGAAGCAAGGCAATGTTGTTCCTGATGGATTTAATTCTCATTATCTCAAAGTTTACTATG GAAAACTCTTTCCATATGCAGATATTTTTAAATGGATGTCCTATGGAAATG ATGGGAAGCATCCTGCGTGTGACCAGTCTTACTTTAGCCGGAGAGAGTTCTCTTTCACACAGGAAAATGATGTCTATCTGCGGTTCCAGTCCTTCAACTCTGTGCCTGAGCTTGAAAGTTCTGTCAAAGAAAAGTGTCCAGTCAAAATAGATATTGGGCCTGTGTACAGTGTTG ATTTGCAGCCTGCAAAGAGGCACGCATATGCTCAGAGTGGCGATAATGTTTTCACCCCAGTGGAGAGGGAACTGATTTTCGATATA GATATGTCTGACTACAATGATGTGAGGTACTGCTGTTCAGGAGCTGACGTTTGCTTGGAGTGCTGGCCACTTATGACAATTGCTATTAAAGTGATTGATACAGCCCTTAGAG atgactttggtTTCAGTCACATTCTCTGGGTATATAGTGGTAGACGTGGAGTTCATTGCTGGGTTTGTGATGGGAAAGCAAGAAG TCAGAAAAAGGTTTCTTTTCCCGGTCTTGCTCTCCATCTGTTCCTTGC GAGATCTTATACTGGAGTTCTTACAGAGTTCTTTAAGAAATTGCTTTTGAGTCAAAAGATATTTTCAACTGAGGAGAGATATGAAAAGATCTTAGATATGATTCCCGATCCTGATCAATGTATTCGATGTTTCTTTTCATCGCCTATGCATCTCTATGCCCTATCCTGGAATCTCTATGCCCTATCCTGGAATGATGGTCGAGTTATAGTACTTTATTTATCCTTCCAGCTATTacttctgagcttcatggaaGGTGGCAAGAGAAGAGACAAACCCCCGGTTCAAAAGAAGACATTAATGTTGTTCGATGGGAGCAGCTAA
- the LOC114821217 gene encoding uncharacterized protein isoform X1 — translation MIGDQVSKGSDGIMIVEYEQKQGNVVPDGFNSHYLKVYYGKLFPYADIFKWMSYGNDGKHPACDQSYFSRREFSFTQENDVYLRFQSFNSVPELESSVKEKCPVKIDIGPVYSVDLQPAKRHAYAQSGDNVFTPVERELIFDIDMSDYNDVRYCCSGADVCLECWPLMTIAIKVIDTALRDDFGFSHILWVYSGRRGVHCWVCDGKARSQKKVSFPGLALHLFLARSYTGVLTEFFKKLLLSQKIFSTEERYEKILDMIPDPDQSITSELHGRWQEKRQTPGSKEDINVVRWEQLNTMLQSGKSKVQGLRRWVEEIVFSFTYPSLDMEVSKHMNHLLKAPFCVHPKTGRVCIPIDPNHCEDFDPAAVPTFPLF, via the exons ATGATCGGAGACCAAGTTTCCAAAGGCAGCGACGGCATAATGATTGTAGAATATGAACAGAAGCAAGGCAATGTTGTTCCTGATGGATTTAATTCTCATTATCTCAAAGTTTACTATG GAAAACTCTTTCCATATGCAGATATTTTTAAATGGATGTCCTATGGAAATG ATGGGAAGCATCCTGCGTGTGACCAGTCTTACTTTAGCCGGAGAGAGTTCTCTTTCACACAGGAAAATGATGTCTATCTGCGGTTCCAGTCCTTCAACTCTGTGCCTGAGCTTGAAAGTTCTGTCAAAGAAAAGTGTCCAGTCAAAATAGATATTGGGCCTGTGTACAGTGTTG ATTTGCAGCCTGCAAAGAGGCACGCATATGCTCAGAGTGGCGATAATGTTTTCACCCCAGTGGAGAGGGAACTGATTTTCGATATA GATATGTCTGACTACAATGATGTGAGGTACTGCTGTTCAGGAGCTGACGTTTGCTTGGAGTGCTGGCCACTTATGACAATTGCTATTAAAGTGATTGATACAGCCCTTAGAG atgactttggtTTCAGTCACATTCTCTGGGTATATAGTGGTAGACGTGGAGTTCATTGCTGGGTTTGTGATGGGAAAGCAAGAAG TCAGAAAAAGGTTTCTTTTCCCGGTCTTGCTCTCCATCTGTTCCTTGC GAGATCTTATACTGGAGTTCTTACAGAGTTCTTTAAGAAATTGCTTTTGAGTCAAAAGATATTTTCAACTGAGGAGAGATATGAAAAGATCTTAGATATGATTCCCGATCCTGATCAAT CTATTacttctgagcttcatggaaGGTGGCAAGAGAAGAGACAAACCCCCGGTTCAAAAGAAGACATTAATGTTGTTCGATGGGAGCAGCTAAATACTATGTTGCAATCTGGAAAATCTAAG GTGCAAGGTCTGCGTAGGTGGGTTGAAGAGATTGTGTTCTCTTTTACCTACCCTAGTCTTGACATGGAG GTTTCGAAACACATGAACCATTTGTTAAAGGCACCTTTCTGTGTACACCCAAAAACAG GTCGTGTTTGTATTCCAATTGATCCAAATCATTGTGAGGACTTTGATCCTGCTGCAGTACCAACCTTTCCACT
- the LOC114821217 gene encoding uncharacterized protein isoform X3 codes for MIGDQVSKGSDGIMIVEYEQKQGNVVPDGFNSHYLKVYYGKLFPYADIFKWMSYGNDGKHPACDQSYFSRREFSFTQENDVYLRFQSFNSVPELESSVKEKCPVKIDIGPVYSVDLQPAKRHAYAQSGDNVFTPVERELIFDIDMSDYNDVRYCCSGADVCLECWPLMTIAIKVIDTALRDDFGFSHILWVYSGRRGVHCWVCDGKARRRSYTGVLTEFFKKLLLSQKIFSTEERYEKILDMIPDPDQCIRCFFSSPMHLYALSWNLYALSWNDGRVIVLYLSFQLLLLSFMEGGKRRDKPPVQKKTLMLFDGSS; via the exons ATGATCGGAGACCAAGTTTCCAAAGGCAGCGACGGCATAATGATTGTAGAATATGAACAGAAGCAAGGCAATGTTGTTCCTGATGGATTTAATTCTCATTATCTCAAAGTTTACTATG GAAAACTCTTTCCATATGCAGATATTTTTAAATGGATGTCCTATGGAAATG ATGGGAAGCATCCTGCGTGTGACCAGTCTTACTTTAGCCGGAGAGAGTTCTCTTTCACACAGGAAAATGATGTCTATCTGCGGTTCCAGTCCTTCAACTCTGTGCCTGAGCTTGAAAGTTCTGTCAAAGAAAAGTGTCCAGTCAAAATAGATATTGGGCCTGTGTACAGTGTTG ATTTGCAGCCTGCAAAGAGGCACGCATATGCTCAGAGTGGCGATAATGTTTTCACCCCAGTGGAGAGGGAACTGATTTTCGATATA GATATGTCTGACTACAATGATGTGAGGTACTGCTGTTCAGGAGCTGACGTTTGCTTGGAGTGCTGGCCACTTATGACAATTGCTATTAAAGTGATTGATACAGCCCTTAGAG atgactttggtTTCAGTCACATTCTCTGGGTATATAGTGGTAGACGTGGAGTTCATTGCTGGGTTTGTGATGGGAAAGCAAGAAG GAGATCTTATACTGGAGTTCTTACAGAGTTCTTTAAGAAATTGCTTTTGAGTCAAAAGATATTTTCAACTGAGGAGAGATATGAAAAGATCTTAGATATGATTCCCGATCCTGATCAATGTATTCGATGTTTCTTTTCATCGCCTATGCATCTCTATGCCCTATCCTGGAATCTCTATGCCCTATCCTGGAATGATGGTCGAGTTATAGTACTTTATTTATCCTTCCAGCTATTacttctgagcttcatggaaGGTGGCAAGAGAAGAGACAAACCCCCGGTTCAAAAGAAGACATTAATGTTGTTCGATGGGAGCAGCTAA